One window of the Canis aureus isolate CA01 chromosome 1, VMU_Caureus_v.1.0, whole genome shotgun sequence genome contains the following:
- the IDNK gene encoding putative gluconokinase isoform X2, with amino-acid sequence MAAPDVLLVMGVSGSGKSTVGALLASELGWKFYDADDYHPEENRTKMGKGIPLNDQAFQPPAQTRIHPKARKIITSSNPAFWKFPIHLNQGQDQIPKRLQMPHSSIFGAVPTLLPPPEPLGPFQSFLLPCSSPQGLCIYFPTIWNTLLSPLLLTPLLYTHSSAPMPLLQGSPPGPTE; translated from the exons ATCGACCGTGGGCGCCCTGCTGGCATCCGAG CTAGGATGGAAATTCTATGATGCGGACGACTATCACCCAGAGGAAAATCGAACGAAGATGGGAAAAGGGATCCCACTGAATGACCAG GCCTTTCAGCCACCGGCGCAGACTCGTATCCACCCCAAAGCCAGAAAGATCATTACAAGTTCAAATCCAGCCTTTTGGAAGTTTCCCATCCATCTCAATCAAGGTCAAGACCAAATACCCAAACGCCTCCAAATGCCCCACTCCAGTATCTTCGGTGCTGTGCCCACCCTCCTTCCTCCACCAGAGCCCCTGGGCCCCTTTCAATCGTTCCTACTGCCTTGCTCCTccccacagggcctttgcatctaCTTTCCCACTATCTGGAATACACTTCTGTCCCCTCTTCTGTTAACCCCACTCCTATATACTCACAGCTCAGCTCCCATGCCACTTCTTCAGGGAAGCCCTCCTGGACCTACTGAATGA